The sequence CGGCTGAGGTGGAGGGCTCAGTACTCAGTCGTCGTGAGATGGCGGACACCATGCACTGCCGGGCCATGGCTTGGTCCCCTATTACTTCTTTCACCCGACCCTCCGATGGatacttcaccttttggtgtAAGGTTGATGACACAGCCCCTAGGGCGTGAAGCCACGGTCTGGCTACAATGGCGGTATAGGGGGAGTAAGAGTCTACCACTataaagtccacctccactATGTCCGAGCCTGTTTGTATAGGCAGCCTAATCAGGCCTTTTGGAATGACGGTTTTCCCTTCGAAACTCACTAAAGGGGAGTCGTATGCCGTCAGGTCCTTTGGTTTCAActtcagccccttgtacaagtCGGGGTACATTACTTTCACGGCGCTACCCTGATCGACTAGCACCCTCTTCACGTCATATCCTCCAATCCTGAGCGTGACGACTAGAGCATTGTCGTGGGGCTGGAGGGTTCCTAgtttatcctcatccgagaatccgATTAGGGGTATGGTCATCCCTTTAGCCCTCTTGGACTCCCGGTCGTTAGCTTCAACGGGGAGTCGGGCCAACGACATCACTTTGAAAGGATGGGAGCCGGTTCTTCCTGGTACGGTaagaatgacatttatcgtgccAATGAGTGGCCTCAATGTGCTTTGCCTTGTTTCGACATTCGACTGCTCCTACCGTCCAACAGGATGATGCAAGAGGTGTCTCAGCTTTCCCTCTCAGACCAGCCGGTCCAAGTGGTTTTTCAGATTCCTGCAGTCATCAGTGGTGTAGCCCGACTCTTGGTGATATTCGCAATACAGATTTTGGTTACGTTTCGCGGGGTCGCCTGCTATCCTGCTTGGCCATTGAAAGAACGGTTCGTTCTTCACTTTCTCTAAGATCTTATGTAATGGTTCTCGAaacacagcatggactgcctATGCCCCTGTGGATCCAGATTGCTCCGAGTAATCCCTTCTCGGTCGGTTACTGTTGTCAAAgcggtccgacctgaagtccctcctctcctgagggacaaccttcgctttGCCATTTCCCGTCTGTTGGTCCTCTTCGACTCTCTTGTACTTGTCGATTCTGTTCATgagttggcgcacactggtgaccGGTTTTCCAGTCAAGGACTTTCTTAAACCATGCTCTGTCAGCAGGCCCCTCTTGAATGTGCTAATGGTGACGTCATCATAATTTTCCTCTATCTCGTTATACATTTCCCAATATCTGTCTAAGTAGGCCTTCAGGGTCTCTCAttctcgcatggacaaggacaggAGGGAGTCTAGGGGCCGAGGAACCCTGTTGCTAGTTATGAAGCGAGAACCGAAAGACTATGTCAGCTGCTTAAAAGAGTTTATGGAGTTTGGCTTGAGGCCGTCAAACTATCTCATCACCATGGGTCCCAAACTGGACGGAAACACTTTACACATTAACGCCTCGTCCCTGGAatggacggccatcctctggTTAAACTGGCTTACGTGCTCTACTGGGTCCGTCCGACCATTATATATGGCAAAAGTGGGTTGGTGGAATCGCCGAGGAAGCTCAACCCCCTCTATCTTGCGCGTGAAGGGTGACTGGGAGATGCAGTCcagggccttactcatggcGTTGTTTGCTAGGCCCTTgtaagatgggcttttgtggCTGCGTTTATGTGGTTGCTCTTCCTTATAGGAGAAGGTTTCACTTGGCAGGGTTCTCGATCTCCGTCTGTACTCATTGTCCTCCTCATCGCTGGTGTCCGGACTAGGGGAAGGACGCCTTCGTTGTGCTCGGCGTAACCTCTTTTTCAAGTTGTCGATTTCTTGCTGTAGAGCCCTATGATCGTCCCACTTTTGGGATGCGTGACCTTTCCCTTTCGAGCGACTTCTGCTCGTGTGGGAGGTATTTACACTACCCTCTCGTCGCTTATCTTGATCTCTCTCCCGTTCAAGGTTCAAGAAGTTGTCTTGCCGTTAGGAGTCTGCGTGTCCCGTTTGGCGCAAACCTGATCCTTCCATCTCTAACGGTCTCACTTGGTGAGGCACAAGTTttccccacaaacggcgccaattgtagggttgCAATTCGGGGTCCAGGCCCAACAGGTATGGGGTTTTGGCCCAAGGAACccgaaataatgaatttgtaaagagtggatcacagaactaggccctaacgaAGTGCATACTAGTTAACATTGGGCCAtacaacaattgaaaataagaaaatctccttcatgtccattagatatacggtccgaggagacgtggAGGATGTATCTCTGTCCCTGCTCAAAGGCTATGGTTCTCACCTTGTTCTTCTGTTCTAAGTTCCTGTTTTTTCgtccccttcttcatggggactcacctctcttatatagccccctTAAAGTCATCAGGGTCTTACACTTATTGATCATCtagaccttcacttgagtgtccGTCCCATCGAACATCTCCCCCatttttctgtgagttgtggtagccaaggcaacactgttcgCAAGttctctccacattaatgcggccagaaaagtagctgtcatgcatttaatgtggcagctgtaGCCTCTCTCTTGGCATCCTACACTTTCTTCCCTCTTACGggcttgtgggactcatccTTGTTACTAATACTCATAGGAGTGGATCCTTATAGCAGGcagagtgcatgtttgagccatatttggtacgtccgaggagacatttctcctcggaccgccttttaaataattttgggCCCATAAGAATTGGGCCAGAAGCCCTTTTGGCACCCACaccttctcctcggacgtggtcGAACTTTTATATGGGACCCACGGCCCATTGTATGATCTTGGCCCTTTGCCCCTACAGTATTCATTTGTCGAactagaaaattatttttgagtAAATCATAAGGTTTATTAAAAATGTCAATTAAAGCCAAAAGCTAGAGATGCTAAAGGAAAGAagacaatttaatttttaatcttggTTTAACGtaatggacaaagtttaactacaaaattgattgtagtctaaagttacaaccttactcaataaaataaacattactacatattacgaaaatctaaccgttgaatttcatattctttatgcttttaatacacatgttgaattttgtatcaattggatattatttactatatttgatctataagtttattttctatgcataattttaaacaacaaaaacttgcaatttaaaaaatttattgatgatatgaattccatatttttttacgctcttaatacacatgttaaattttgtatcaattggatattatttactatttgatctataagtttattttctatgcataattttaaacaacaaaaacttgcaatttaaaaaatttattgataatatagctattgatctttaattttttaaaaattttgcaaatatgaagaatagaaaaagaagatgtTATCCAATTGTAGATTTGTAAAAATTCtccttcaataaaaaaatattgagtaaaattgtagtataaaattacaatctattttgtagctaaatttcgTTCGTAACATAATATTGAgagaaaatatatagaaaacGACATGCATAAGCACTTATAAACATGCCTCTaagttttaatatatttttgtacATATGAAAAAGAAAGTATTGACTTTTGacatatgaatttatttttttatttaaaaaattaataatatttatatataaaaataaataaataaaacagcATAAGGACAATGATGGAATAAAATATTGATGGATGCAACTTTATATAGGCCTCATTAATTCCTTGTCTATCGCATGGTCTGCCTTCCAAGCTCTTAATGCTTACATTGTGGCGTCCAACTACTGCTACATTCAtacaaattctctctctcacttgcTTTTCCCAAACCCTCTCTACCTCTCTAACTTTCTGGTTTCTCTCCTCTTCTCTTCCGCTCTAAGGTAGGTAGGTCTTTCTCTAGCTCTCGTAGGACCACAAAATGAAACCTTCTTTTGCCACTCAACAGTCTCTTCATTTTCACTAACTGCAGTTAATCTTTCATGTTTTGGCATACTCATATATATCTCATGCACGCTTCCTACTATGTATcttctattttgggttaatcgGTTACTCTCTCTTCTGCTTATATATTATGAGTTTGTGAGGTTCTTTTTACCTCTTGAAGCAGGTTTAGCTATATAGCCATGGTGATGATGGGCTTGGAAAGGTTGATGGTGActttgaaatctaaaataaggtccttgaagatgaagaaaccGTATGACAAGATTGAAAAGAGTGAAAGCATGAGGATTGAGATCAGAAGCAGGAAGGCTCAGAAGCTTATTCAAAAGACCCTCAAAATTGCGGATTCACCCAAGACCAAGGCTATTGTTTTCTGACTTCTGAGTGTTTCTCATCTAATGATAACAGACCATAAATAAAAGGCTGGTTAATTTCTGTTTTTGATGTTAAACATTGTAGTTTTATACAAGATGGTATAagtatctctttttttttttgtctgtcacgtacatctctctctctctctctctctctctctctctctctctctatcaacCATCCACATGGATGTACCATATCAAGAACATATGTGGTGGATATTCTTCCAGAATTTAAAGCTGGGAAAGGTTGtacatatttcttttttcttgttttcatgtttAAGCATCAAGCGTGCATGCCCTTGTAAAACCATATATGATGTTTTTTCCGTGCTTTAGGATGTAAAAATTGACTAATCATGCCAGCTTTGGTGGATAATTTGGCAGTTCTATAATTTTCATGGATTCAACTATTCACTCTAATTGATGGAAGCTAGAATTAACATGCTTTCCAAAAGTTTCATATACATAAAAATCTGTCTTTTCGTCCATCATTAGTATAGAAAGAGCCCCAATTGGCAACGATTTTTAGTTGTCACTTGGTAAAAACACCCTTAAAATGAAACAACTAAAGAGTTGTAAAGATGCTTGACGGTCCCTCAAAGTCAAATCATAAGTTTCTTCAATTTTTAATCTCACCAGCATCAATCATATAAAAACCAACATCAAATGAAGAGCAATCTCTTCGTTTTGAGTACCCATGTGTTAAACTCTAAACGAAACTTGACCCACGTGTGGCACCTTGCTATGGGAAGCAGTTTGAGTATACAAGAGTAATATTTTTGCAACAATTTACtcactttcaaacttttttttttttttttaccataatttTTGTGTGAAATTGTGGTATATctttatattagaatttttttttcctctcctttgtgtgcatgtatttgtttctaaaaatatatatataaataaataaataacttttttttgtgctattaaaaaaacttattattatattaatatgataataaaaaacaatcatcccgatgtcacaaatttcaaatcctatcttacctataatagaaaattaaaaataaaaataaaaaaaaaattgtacttgaGAATGCCCAAAAATTATCTAATCTGAGAAATGTTAATATAAACCCACCCTTTTGTATCTCATTATTTCTCCTCACATGTGGTCTCATGAAtgaatttctttatatatatagtcaatCATGCCAGTCCAGTTGACGTAGAACTAACAACCATATGTATGAATCAGTCATCTTATTTTAAGTGAGTCTCTTACCTAATTTCTCCACGAAATTAATAAAGCTGTAACGAGTTCATTAAAATGGGTATGGTATATTGGTTAATTTACTCTATTTTCGCTAGCAGTTATTGAAGTTGGTTTAGGTTggatcaaaaataaaatgaaaagaatccAAGAGAAGAATAAAAAGTTTACAGAACTTATATAGACCCTTTAATATATAAGAGCAATTAAGAAATGGGAGATTATAGGCTGAGGACAAATGACAGAGGAAGGAAAGTTGCTCTTTGATGTGGAAATGTTTGAACATGACAATGAAGTTTAATGGTGGACAACATGCTTCAGACCTTTACATTATTATTTCCTCAGAAAGTAACTCCACATTCATTCCCACTATATATGTTTGATTAAAAGCTGTCCACATGTATAAAATAGTGAAAAGgttctaaaaaacaaaagtgcTTTTCGAAAAATCTAATTTCGATCCTTAAGTATAACTTTTTTAGGAATCAAGGACAGTAGTTTGAATCTGGGTACATGATCAACTGATCAAACGGATAGAATCATAGAAAagtaaaaccaacaaaatttgCATTCATGTCCTGCAATTTGCCTCGATTACCATGTGCAAATATTCCTCATCAGCTCATATATAGTTCAAATTCACCGAAAGATCTTTTGTTGCTTCTATTAGGAAAGATTTTAAAGGGGGTCTTTTTCCTGTGTTTCCACTTCATATTATTTGACTGTTTCAAGCAACCTAAGATTCTAATTCTAAGTTTattcatttcatttatttattaagagaATCCATTTTATGGTTAAGAACTTATTTCTAAGATTTAAAAGTATACAAAGTGttatgttatttaaatttttcaataatataatattgtatacattgatatatttatgatatctttcttcttttttaaagtaCATTTTAAATGAAGATGATCATTTTCTGTCGAGGCCGCCCTTTACAAAGCTCATTGTCACTTATTTGCTTTGTTTAAGAATAGCATCAAGAGGTGAAAGCTAAAAAATTATAGCCAAAGGAACAAAGAAAGGCGTTGAAATCACCACAAAACCTTTGCTGATGTTTCACCAAGCTAGCTTGATGCACGAATAGATTTGTATCTTGTTCtaatttttcttagaaaaaaaaaaactaataatttgcAAAGATTGGTTGTGAACCATAGCTTTAGAAGGTGATGGAGAATTCTGTTTTATGCAAATAGATTGAATTAGCTGGAAAACTAAATGTAAAACATACCATGCAATTAGGTACCGGTTTGGTTTCAAACTGTTAGTCGAGATTAGGCATCTAGAGCTTTCTAGGAATATCAAGTTTGAAGAAATCGGAGCTCGGAAAGGCCTCCAAACAGCAGCCTGCAAATAGagtcagaaaagaagaaaaatcataaaaatgaaaaagaaaaatggagaaaCTTCTAGAGGTAACAACTAGTATTACAACTAGTGCTTAGCAGAATGAGAGCCACCTGTCCCTCTCCTAACCCTATAAAtatctctccccccccccccccttcacCTCCCCCCCTCCTCTTCTTGGAAATACACACTACAAGACACACACAAAATTCCTACAAAAATTCTCTAGGCtagaattctctctctctctctcatctctctctctctctctctctctctctctctctctctctctctctctctctctctctctctctctctctctctctctctctcggaaaCCCCTCTCAAAATTTCCAGCCCCTCTTTTCCTTCATGAAGAATGTTTgcacaaaatatttaaatagacTCAAATGTTTTTGCTCCAATTCATAGAACTAACACGATTTCCTTGATTTTGCCTTTGGATGGATAAGACATTGCCCATCACTCATATTAAGTTGCTAAAAGCAGTAATATTTACCTAAATATTATGGTTCAAAATGCAAATGTAACACGCAATATCCACCTAAATCTGGACTTTAGAAGAGATATTATGGTTGGAAGATGAAGGATTTGGGTACAAGAAAAATTGCATGCCAAAACGAGCTTAAAATTGTTAGACCAAGATCTatacccttcttttttttctttttctttttttctttttttgtgtgcgGAGGGGGAAGATTAAAGACCCTTAGTACCTAACCCATATATCCAAGTGCTGCATGAAGAATTTCCCAAAGATGTTATCCCAAAGTGTGAAAAATATGGTGTATGATAAGCTGGATTGTAAAATGGTTTGTCTAATGGTATTTTTTGAAATCTATGAGATCTTACGTTCAAAACTCTTAGCCCACATTTTGAGACTACCTTCAAGAAATTCTTCCTTATAATTACCTTGTATATGTGGAAGGGAGAACTACATACACCCAAAAGAATAATTAAGCAATCAAAAAGTTTTGAACATTCAAGTTAACAAAAAGAATACATCTCCTTGAGGGTTGGAAAAAAGATGGCATGCATGCCTTGATGGAAATTGGCAAGGCAAACCCGCAtactagacaaaaaaaaacaatgccaaaaattcaataaatttcacaaattttttgaattaacaAATTGTAATTAATGCAACATCACCTTAACATGAAACCACCATTGATTTCAACTTAAtaattgtaaggaaaaaaaaaacaaaaaaaaaaggaaatttattcTCCCTTGACTTTTTTGCTCAAGGACAGCCCAAAATAGCATTCAATGGTAATGAGGAACTCGAAAAAGGATATGCTGCATAAAGCAGATGCAGCATATACCTTCTCTCTTGCTTTTGGCGCCTGACATAAATGTTGAAGGCTGTCATTTGAGGAGAAAGTATACCATGTTTTAGTAATATCAACTTAGCATTTGTTTTAGTATTTCCTACCCAATAAATAAGTTACAcctgttttaaaaaattatatcagaCTACtccaataaatgattaatttatcttccgaataatatagaaaattgtaattaatttattggagtaattgatgtgatttttttaaataagtgtCACTCATTTATTGGGTAAGAAATACCAAAACAGATGTTAAGTTAATATTACTGAAACATTGTATACTTTCTCCCATTTGAGGCTGAGTGTAGCCAAAGTGGTAATAGAGAC is a genomic window of Quercus lobata isolate SW786 chromosome 2, ValleyOak3.0 Primary Assembly, whole genome shotgun sequence containing:
- the LOC115966372 gene encoding uncharacterized protein LOC115966372, with the protein product MSLARLPVEANDRESKRAKGMTIPLIGFSDEDKLGTLQPHDNALVVTLRIGGYDVKRVLVDQGSAVKVMYPDLYKGLKLKPKDLTAYDSPLVSFEGKTVIPKGLIRLPIQTGSDIVEVDFIVVDSYSPYTAIVARPWLHALGAVSSTLHQKVKYPSEGRVKEIGSELLPQEKETLIDFLRQNVDVFAWDTYETLVVDPNFICHHLNVSPAVTLKKQPPRRPSKEHADAVREEVMKLKKAGAIKEVFYPEWLANTVVVKKKNGK